From the Mastacembelus armatus chromosome 14, fMasArm1.2, whole genome shotgun sequence genome, one window contains:
- the tmem120aa gene encoding transmembrane protein 120A-A, whose amino-acid sequence MFTPTDLSECFREWDDLEKDYQQIQDTHRLYKQKLEEVTKLQDSCSAAIARQRKKLKDLTVSLKECKGNNTTPKLSPQDDYAIAEIKDSIKDRTNAFSEMEAFLPKKNGLYLTLVLGNVNVTLLNKQSKFAYKDEYEKFKLILTVILFVFSFTCRFLFSYRALDALFNFLLVWYYCTLTIRESILISNGSRIKGWWVFHHYVSTFLSGVMLTWPEGALYQMFRNQFLTYCLYQIGFVQFLQYYYQSGCLYRLRALGERHNMDLTVEGFQSWMWRGLTFLLPFLFFGHFWQLYNSITLFRMFQLPECKEWQVVMCGCSYMVLFMGNLFTTLAVVYQKYKNNREKSKTL is encoded by the exons ATGTTCACTCCAACGGATTTATCTGAATGTTTTCGCGAATGGGACGATTTAGAGAAGGACTACCAACAAATTCAG GACACACATCGTTTGTATAAACAGAAACTTGAGGAAGTGACAAAACTGCAAgacagctgctctgctgctaTCGCACgtcaaagaaagaaactgaaagaCCTCACTGTGTCACTAAAGGA ATGCAAAGGAAACAATACAACACCCAAGTTAAGTCCACAGGATGATTATGCCATTGCTGAAATCAAGGACTCCATTAAAGACAGAACCAATGCTTTCTCTGAGATGGAAGCCTTTCTGCCAAAGAAGAACGG GTTATACCTCACGCTTGTTTTAGGAAATGTCAATGTAACACTCCTCAACAAACAGTCAAA ATTTGCCTACAAAGATGAATATGAGAAATTCAAACTGATCCTCACTGTCAtcctctttgtgttttccttcaCGTGTCGCTTTTTGTTCAGCTACAG AGCCCTTGATGCCCTGTTCAACTTTCTGTTGGTTTGGTACTACTGCACACTCACCATCAGAGAGAGTATCCTCATCAGCAATGGCTCAAG GATCAAAGGTTGGTGGGTTTTCCATCACTATGTGTCAACTTTCCTGTCCGGAGTCATGCTCACTTG GCCTGAAGGTGCTCTCTACCAGATGTTTAGGAACCAGTTTCTAACATATTGTCTATACCAAA TAGGCTTTGTTCAGTTTCTCCAGTACTACTACCAGAGTGGCTGTTTGTACAGACTCAGAGCGCTGGGAGAAAGACACAACATGGACCTTACAGTTG AGGGTTTCCAGTCCTGGATGTGGAGAGGCTTAACTTTCCTCCTACCATTCTTGTTCTTTGGCCAT TTCTGGCAGCTCTACAACAGCATAACACTCTTCAGGATGTTCCAGCTCCCTGAATGTAAAGAGTGGCAG GTTGTAATGTGCGGCTGCTCCTACATGGTGCTGTTCATGGGAAACCTCTTCACTACACTTGCAGTGGTTTACCAGAAATACAAGAACAACCGGGAGAAGTCCAAGACATTAtaa
- the styxl1 gene encoding serine/threonine/tyrosine-interacting-like protein 1 isoform X2 translates to MAEILMCEPFELFNLLNQYSCVSRLAEINYLCLIDARDTQEYNTSHVVTAKNVKMDSEGTFCLPETVEFESMQHVVVYDSNTTCLQNQGRAVECAQALAKVTFHPVRVVRGGFQKFSALYPFLRTEKIIYTIMELENLKTYPVEIIAGLLYMGDKKQGTDSIILKDLKIFAVVSISQSNTVDSMMGNQTTLYIPVADSVVSDLFSTFEMICSFIGSHIHMGSRVLVVSSQGRSRCSAVIIAFLMYHFTYTLEEAWKYMLRCKSNMRLNTGFLQQLSDWELHTMGKKVTDISFLIQL, encoded by the exons ATGGCTGAAATCTTGATGTGTGAGCCATTTGAACTCTTCAATCTCCTCAACCAGTACAGCTGTGTGTCGAGGTTGGCAGAAATCAACTACCTCTGTTTGATTG ATGCTCGTGACACCCAAGAGTACAACACAAGTCACGTTGTGACagcaaaaaatgtgaaaatg GACTCAGAAGGCACTTTCTGCCTGCCAGAGACTGTGGAGTTTGAAAGTATGCAGCATGTAGTGGTTTATGACAGCAACACAACCTGTTTACAAAACCAAG GTAGAGCAGTTGAATGTGCCCAGGCCCTGGCTAAAGTTACCTTCCACCCAGTCCGTGTAGTGAGAGGGGGGTTTCAGAAGTTCTCTGCTCTGTACCCTTTCTTAAGGACTGAGAAAATTATCTACACTATCATg GAGCTGGAAAACTTGAAGACCTATCCAGTGGAGATTATAGCAGGACTGCTGTATATGGGTGACAAGAAACAAGGGACAGACTCCATTATCCTCAAAGACCTGAAAATCTTCGCTGTCGTCAGCATCTCACAGAGTAACACAGTGGA CTCCATGATGGGAAACCAGACCACCCTTTATATTCCTGTGGCCGACTCAGTGgtgtcagatttattttcaacctttgaaatgatttgtagTTTTATTG GTTCACACATCCACATGGGTTCTCGTGTCCTGGTGGTTTCCAGTCAGGGTAGAAGCCGCTGCAGTGCTGTAATCATTGCCTTTCTCATGTACCACTTCACATACACACTGGAG GAGGCCTGGAAGTACATGCTCAGATGTAAATCCAACATGAGGCTAAATACGGGGTTTTTACAGCAGCTGTCTGACTGGGAGCTTCACACCATGGGGAAAAAAGTGACAGACATCTCATTTCTTATACAGTTGTGA
- the styxl1 gene encoding serine/threonine/tyrosine-interacting-like protein 1 isoform X1 → MAEILMCEPFELFNLLNQYSCVSRLAEINYLCLIDARDTQEYNTSHVVTAKNVKMDSEGTFCLPETVEFESMQHVVVYDSNTTCLQNQGRAVECAQALAKVTFHPVRVVRGGFQKFSALYPFLRTEKIIYTIMELENLKTYPVEIIAGLLYMGDKKQGTDSIILKDLKIFAVVSISQSNTVDSSMMGNQTTLYIPVADSVVSDLFSTFEMICSFIGSHIHMGSRVLVVSSQGRSRCSAVIIAFLMYHFTYTLEEAWKYMLRCKSNMRLNTGFLQQLSDWELHTMGKKVTDISFLIQL, encoded by the exons ATGGCTGAAATCTTGATGTGTGAGCCATTTGAACTCTTCAATCTCCTCAACCAGTACAGCTGTGTGTCGAGGTTGGCAGAAATCAACTACCTCTGTTTGATTG ATGCTCGTGACACCCAAGAGTACAACACAAGTCACGTTGTGACagcaaaaaatgtgaaaatg GACTCAGAAGGCACTTTCTGCCTGCCAGAGACTGTGGAGTTTGAAAGTATGCAGCATGTAGTGGTTTATGACAGCAACACAACCTGTTTACAAAACCAAG GTAGAGCAGTTGAATGTGCCCAGGCCCTGGCTAAAGTTACCTTCCACCCAGTCCGTGTAGTGAGAGGGGGGTTTCAGAAGTTCTCTGCTCTGTACCCTTTCTTAAGGACTGAGAAAATTATCTACACTATCATg GAGCTGGAAAACTTGAAGACCTATCCAGTGGAGATTATAGCAGGACTGCTGTATATGGGTGACAAGAAACAAGGGACAGACTCCATTATCCTCAAAGACCTGAAAATCTTCGCTGTCGTCAGCATCTCACAGAGTAACACAGTGGA TAGCTCCATGATGGGAAACCAGACCACCCTTTATATTCCTGTGGCCGACTCAGTGgtgtcagatttattttcaacctttgaaatgatttgtagTTTTATTG GTTCACACATCCACATGGGTTCTCGTGTCCTGGTGGTTTCCAGTCAGGGTAGAAGCCGCTGCAGTGCTGTAATCATTGCCTTTCTCATGTACCACTTCACATACACACTGGAG GAGGCCTGGAAGTACATGCTCAGATGTAAATCCAACATGAGGCTAAATACGGGGTTTTTACAGCAGCTGTCTGACTGGGAGCTTCACACCATGGGGAAAAAAGTGACAGACATCTCATTTCTTATACAGTTGTGA
- the LOC113143086 gene encoding serine/threonine-protein kinase pim-1-like: protein MDKEFAGTVKTPRCPAVKRDCEDSGNTSQAASAKDGRPGRTKRKTCTKKKTQRNTTRTSKVAEPCSSFEVDSRLKREKRKDREDGEESLKTPKRIRRLDLTQSDKDTASTSVDTDREGCSTSVKDVSKKSIKRKAATDGEGPCSKKRRSLDLIETKNKTTEETKEDLSTDSQRDFQNKYQQENQLGEGGCGSVFAGYRRADNLPVAIKHISKDKVYCTAETKNGKQLSIEVVIMLKLSGEKAKRVGTSVPVSLLDWYDLGKELILVLERPIPSEDLFKYRERNGGFLEEEKAKIILKQLVDGAIELQNQHIFHRDIKIENILIETSSDVPRVRLIDFGLSCFFKKTSCYHVFYGTTAHVPPEWYNRCMYSAGPTTVWQMGVVLFETLHRKASFETSKFLQNKMKISNKLSKDCQDFLQMCLTHVPEQRPTLKQLQLHPWLR, encoded by the exons AGGACAGTGGAAACACATCACAAGCAGCATCTGCAAAAGATGGAAGGCCTGGGAGAACCAAAAGGAAGACCTGTACTAAAAAGAAGACCCAAAGAAATACAACAAGGACCTCAAAGGTGGCTGAACCCTGTAGTAGTTTTGAGGTGGACAGCAGgctgaaaagagagaagagaaaagacagagaagacGGAGAGGAATCGTTAAAGACACCGAAGAGAATAAGAAGACTAGATCTTACCCAGTCTGACAAGGACACTGCATCCACCTCAGTGGATACAGACAGAG AAGGCTGCAGTACATCAGTGAAAGATGTGAGCAAGAAAAGCATTAAGAGGAAGGCTGCAACAGATGGAGAAGGCCCATGTAGTAAGAAAAGGAGGAGCCTGGACCTGATTGAgaccaaaaataaaactacagagGAAACCAAAGAGGACTTATCCACAGATAGCCAAAGAG ATTTTCAGAACAAATACCAGCAAGAGAATCAGCTTGGCGAAGGTGGCTGTGGATCTGTGTTTGCTGGCTATCGCAGAGCAGATAATTTACCG GTGGCCATTAAACACATATCAAAAGACAAAGTGTACTGCACAGCAGAG ACTAAGAATGGGAAGCAACTTTCTATAGAGGTTGTCATCATGTTGAAACTCAGCGGTGAAAAAGCCAAAAGAGTAGGGACATCAGTACCTGTGTCCCTGCTGGACTGGTATGATCTGGGTAAAGAGCTGATCCTGGTGCTGGAGAGGCCAATACCTTCTGAAGACCTATTCAAATACAGAGAGCGCAACGGAGGCTTTCTAGAGGAGGAGAAGGCCAAG aTCATACTGAAACAGCTAGTCGATGGAGCAATAGAACTTCAGAATCAGCACATCTTTCACCGAGACATCAAGATCGAGAATATCCTGATTGAGACCAGTTCAGATGTCCCACGTGTTCGTCTCATTGACTTTGGACTGAGCTGCTTTTTCAAGAAAACGTCATGTTATCATGTTTTCTACG GTACCACTGCTCATGTCCCTCCAGAGTGGTACAATCGTTGCATGTACAGTGCCGGCCCCACCACAGTGTGGCAGATGGGTGTGGTCCTGTTCGAAACACTCCACAGAAAAGCATCATTTGAAACCAGCAAattccttcaaaataagatgAAGATTAGCAATAAGCTGTCCAAAG ACTGTCAGGATTTCCTACAAATGTGTTTGACCCATGTCCCAGAGCAGCGACCCACCCTGAAGCAGCTCCAGCTTCACCCATGGCTCAGATAA